A region from the Aricia agestis chromosome 12, ilAriAges1.1, whole genome shotgun sequence genome encodes:
- the LOC121732836 gene encoding fruit bromelain-like yields the protein MNMCRTIICVLFLAVSVLTMDLGKPVAGKKKILYDLNKAPEIFEQYIKDFNKSYKDDADKQEHYKAFVESLKTINRGNSNPDDTASYGLNDFADYTPEQRKFLHGGLAPRRE from the coding sequence ATGAATATGTGTCGGACAATCATTTGTGTTCTGTTTCTCGCCGTGAGCGTACTCACCATGGATCTCGGAAAACCCGTCGCAGGtaaaaagaagatattatacgACCTAAACAAGGCTCCCGAAATATTCGAGCAGTACATCAAGGACTTTAACAAGTCGTATAAAGATGACGCCGACAAGCAGGAGCATTATAAGGCGTTCGTAGAAAGCCTCAAGACCATTAACAGGGGTAATTCTAACCCTGATGACACTGCCAGCTATGGATTAAATGACTTTGCAGACTACACTCCCGAGCAGAGGAAGTTTTTACACGGCGGACTAGCACCTAGGAGAGAATGA